Genomic segment of Desulfonatronovibrio magnus:
GCGCACCCGACACCCAACCGATGAAAAAACAAGAAAGTTTTAACCACCCTGGTAAAACACCCCGGAGGGGACCCCGGTTTCACTGAGCAGGCAAAGACACAAAGATCACAAAGTTTAAGGCTGCCTTTTCATTTGTCACGCAAAGCGCGTGACAAATGAAAAAAACTATCCTGTCTTCCTTGGCGGCCTTTGCGCCTTTGCGTGAGAATATATTTTTGGACTGCGGGAGTCTCCCGGGTTATTCAATTACAGTAATTAACGTATCATCCTTCTTTAGAGTGAACCTTAAACGCTCAATATGAGTGGCTTCTTTAGATGATGAAGTAGCAGGTGTAGTAAAATACCAGGTTGCTGATGGTTCGCTGAATCCATATTCATTTCTGGCTTGAATCCACCATTTGTACTTTGTATTTGGCTCCAGTAAAAACGGTTCATGGTAGGTTTCTTCTGTATAGTTAAGCATGTGCGAACCGCTTTCATCATCTTCAGAAATAAAAACTGCATACTCCTCAGCTCCGGCAACACTGCTCCACTCCAGCCTTACCGGCCATGAATGGACCTTTGAGCCATCAGCAGGGCTGGTCAATCTTGGAGAAGAAGGCAGTATACCTCCAGTGGATGTGGTAAAAGACCATGATTCTGAGTATGGACCATACTCCTCCTCGCCAATTTCCACTCTGGCCCTCCACCAGTAGGTTCTGTCAGGATCAAGGTTTAAAGCAAAGCGAAATTCATCTTCACCGGATATTTTGCTTGTATATAACGAGGTCACCATTCTTTCAAACTCCCGGTCTTCAGCCAACTCCAGGATCAGCCATTCCCCGGAAGAAGCATCATCCGTGTACCACCTGAACAGAGGGGCAATAGAATCTAATCGGCTGCCATTCTCCGGACTGAGCAGTACAGGAGCAGAAGTATCCCCGGTCCCCACTCTGAAATCAAGACCATCGCTCCATGGCCCAAAGCCCGCGTCATTGTAAGTACGCACCCACCAGGAACCACTGCCTGAAGCAAGAGTTACAGATGGTTTAAGAGAGCAGTTGCCCCCGGCTGTGCAATTGGCATCTTCAGATGTATACCAGCGGTTTATCCTGTTGCCGGTGGAATCATTTGCCCAGAGATGATAGTAAGTGGCATCACTCACTGTTCTCCAGGTATACGTCGGCTGACTGGTGCTGATGGTCCCCTTGGGAGATATCTGGGTTGCCTTGCCTGGAGGGCTTTCACCGGTGTCCACTCTGAAATCAAGACCATTGCTCCACAGACCGTAACCAGCACTGTTCCAGGTCCGTACCCACCAGGAACCACTGCCTGCAGCCAGAGTAACAGATGGTTTGACAGAGCAGTTGCCCCCGGCTGTGCAATTGGCATCTTCAGATGTATACCAGCGGTTTATCCTGTTGCCGGTGGAATCATTTGCCCAGAGATGATAGTAAGCGGCATCGCTTACTGTTCTCCAGGTATACGTCGGCTGACTGGTACTTATAGTCCCCTTGGGAGATATCTGGGTTGCCTTGCCTGGAGGGCTTTCACCGGTGTCCACTCTGAAATCAAGACCATTGCTCCATGGCCCAAAGCCCGCGTCATTGTAAGTACGCACCCACCAGGAACCACTGCCTGAAGCAAGAGTTACAGATGGTTTAAGAGAGCAGTTGCCCCCGGCTGTGCAATTGGCATCTTCAGATGTATACCAGCGGTTTATCCTGTTGCCGGTGGAATCATTTGCCCAGAGATGATAGTAAGTGGCATCACTCACTGTTCTCCAGGCATACGTCGGCTGACTGGTGCTGATGGTCCCGCTGGGAGATATCTGGGTTGCCTTGCCCGGCTTTTGATCTTTACCTGTGTTCCAGCCCATGTCTTTAAGGATTCCCATGGTAACCGGTCCGGGATTATGGTTACCGTCTCCAGCAGAAGCTGCGTAAACCATCAACCTGTTTTCAGTACCTCGAAAAGTATCATAGTCAAGATGTGAATAACTGGATCCGCTGCTCCAGGCTGCTGGAGCATACATCATTACCCTTTGACCTCCATTTGCCGACATGGCGTGGCTTCCATGCCACCACAGATTGCCGGATGTTACCAGATCAGCCAGGCCAGCTGAAGGATTGGGATAAACACTGGTATCTGTGAGCCTTTTGCCATTGCCGTCGCGCATAAATGTATCGTATATCCTAGGATTATCTGTACCAAATCCCCATCCGGCTGTTCCATCCTGGGAAGAATAGGAAACAGAACCG
This window contains:
- a CDS encoding fibronectin type III domain-containing protein, which encodes MKKIIEQTRVSVLLYAFFSLAFIAAVLLPGPCLGEPRAMSVDLPVIMSADGNTLYNAGKPVALIADPNPDRVRISIPAREKSSIELSAMASFQITYLAEGEEDLWGEPCYDFPDNARTALDRAAEIWGTLISSDVPITIRACWFRDEGDTLGYAGGQPRHRNFSGAPKPDTWYVGALANSMAGTDLAPSEHDMHIAMNSNFDWYLGTDGNPPSYEHDFVTIMLHEIAHGLGFTGSVSYSSQDGTAGWGFGTDNPRIYDTFMRDGNGKRLTDTSVYPNPSAGLADLVTSGNLWWHGSHAMSANGGQRVMMYAPAAWSSGSSYSHLDYDTFRGTENRLMVYAASAGDGNHNPGPVTMGILKDMGWNTGKDQKPGKATQISPSGTISTSQPTYAWRTVSDATYYHLWANDSTGNRINRWYTSEDANCTAGGNCSLKPSVTLASGSGSWWVRTYNDAGFGPWSNGLDFRVDTGESPPGKATQISPKGTISTSQPTYTWRTVSDAAYYHLWANDSTGNRINRWYTSEDANCTAGGNCSVKPSVTLAAGSGSWWVRTWNSAGYGLWSNGLDFRVDTGESPPGKATQISPKGTISTSQPTYTWRTVSDATYYHLWANDSTGNRINRWYTSEDANCTAGGNCSLKPSVTLASGSGSWWVRTYNDAGFGPWSDGLDFRVGTGDTSAPVLLSPENGSRLDSIAPLFRWYTDDASSGEWLILELAEDREFERMVTSLYTSKISGEDEFRFALNLDPDRTYWWRARVEIGEEEYGPYSESWSFTTSTGGILPSSPRLTSPADGSKVHSWPVRLEWSSVAGAEEYAVFISEDDESGSHMLNYTEETYHEPFLLEPNTKYKWWIQARNEYGFSEPSATWYFTTPATSSSKEATHIERLRFTLKKDDTLITVIE